From Cyclobacteriaceae bacterium, a single genomic window includes:
- a CDS encoding M28 family peptidase, translated as MKKLLLLSALLINAFPIFSQKKPIVEINKLVTQPSVEAPLAFLSADEMRGRDTGSRELDIAANYIASQFHAWGLKTVAGADKYFQPVELHTFTPVAFAELKFKDDALKFNEQFLVLEGVNGDFTGEFIFVGYGSKEEMPADIRGKMVVSIVGSRQAVGVQQIIAASSEKFDRVKAAGGAGLIEYFVTLPFPWQALVGYFTSNARTGIKKDGPDFPHVWMKDSEVAGMKELKEQKKVTGSLNINAKMPVLVPSRNVVGMIEGTDPVLKNEYLVISAHYDHVGVGVKKGQDSIYNGARDNALGTVGMMTAARFFSQFPPKRSVLFIALTGEEKGLLGSAWYAEHPLVPLAQTIFDLDCDGAGYNDKSVATVIGLERTSAEADISKACSAFGLKAGKDPVPEQNLYERSDNYNFAKKGIPAVDFAPGIKAFDAELMKYYHQPADEVGSLDFEYLVRFYKAFVYANYLIANGPKAPTWTAGDKYEAIGKSLYNK; from the coding sequence ATGAAGAAATTACTGCTCTTATCTGCATTGTTGATCAATGCATTTCCAATCTTCTCACAGAAGAAGCCTATTGTTGAAATAAACAAACTTGTAACACAGCCTTCGGTGGAAGCGCCTTTGGCTTTTCTTTCAGCAGATGAGATGAGAGGTCGCGATACGGGATCCAGAGAACTCGATATAGCAGCGAATTATATAGCTTCACAATTCCACGCATGGGGATTAAAAACAGTTGCTGGTGCAGACAAATATTTTCAGCCTGTTGAACTGCATACATTCACTCCTGTGGCTTTTGCGGAACTGAAGTTTAAAGATGATGCTCTGAAATTCAATGAGCAGTTCCTGGTATTGGAAGGTGTTAACGGTGACTTTACAGGTGAATTTATCTTTGTAGGATATGGATCTAAAGAAGAAATGCCCGCTGATATCAGAGGAAAGATGGTGGTATCAATTGTCGGTTCAAGACAGGCTGTCGGAGTGCAACAGATAATTGCTGCGTCCTCTGAAAAATTTGACCGCGTAAAAGCAGCAGGCGGCGCGGGATTGATAGAGTATTTTGTAACTCTTCCATTTCCATGGCAGGCATTGGTAGGATATTTTACTTCGAATGCACGGACTGGAATAAAAAAGGACGGACCTGATTTTCCTCATGTATGGATGAAAGATTCAGAAGTTGCAGGAATGAAGGAATTGAAAGAGCAAAAGAAGGTGACTGGTTCTTTGAATATCAATGCGAAAATGCCTGTGCTCGTCCCCTCCAGGAATGTTGTTGGCATGATTGAAGGAACTGATCCTGTTCTTAAGAATGAATATCTGGTGATCTCAGCTCACTATGACCACGTTGGCGTAGGCGTGAAGAAAGGGCAGGATTCAATTTATAACGGGGCGCGTGACAATGCACTAGGCACAGTAGGCATGATGACCGCTGCGCGTTTCTTTTCGCAGTTTCCTCCAAAGCGTTCCGTATTGTTTATTGCTCTTACTGGAGAAGAAAAAGGTCTGTTGGGAAGTGCCTGGTATGCAGAGCATCCACTGGTACCTCTGGCTCAGACTATTTTTGATCTTGATTGCGATGGTGCTGGTTACAATGATAAATCAGTTGCTACGGTGATTGGATTGGAGCGTACAAGTGCTGAAGCTGATATTTCCAAAGCGTGTAGTGCATTCGGATTGAAGGCTGGAAAAGATCCGGTACCGGAACAGAATTTATATGAGCGTTCTGACAACTATAACTTCGCTAAAAAAGGAATTCCTGCCGTAGATTTTGCGCCGGGAATAAAAGCATTTGATGCTGAATTGATGAAGTACTATCATCAACCGGCTGATGAAGTTGGGTCCCTGGACTTTGAATACCTCGTGAGATTTTATAAGGCTTTTGTATATGCTAATTACTTAATCGCCAATGGGCCAAAAGCTCCAACGTGGACGGCAGGAGATAAATATGAGGCAATAGGGAAGTCGCTTTACAATAAATGA
- a CDS encoding glutamine synthetase type III, which translates to MAQLRFEALKRLSERHKIHVDAASPNISKIFGENVFGTEQMRASLAPAVFKKVSSSIKNHEKIDEATADAVAAGAKTWAIAKGATHFTHWFQPMTGGTAEKHDSFFDATSGIERFKGSELVQQEPDASSFPSGGIRSTFEARGYTAWDPTSPMFLYGKTLCIPTIFVSYTGETLDTKSPLLKALKAVDASATRVCQLFDKDIQHVVASLGAEQEYFAVDEALYMARPDLVMAGRTVFGHAPARGQQLEDHYFGTIPGRVYDFMREFEIESWKLGIPVRTRHNEVAPSQFEVAPLFEEVNVANDHNQLMMDVINRVGEKHKLKILFHEKPFAGLNGSGKHNNWSLITDTGVNLYAPTGSARDNLMFLTFFITTIKAVHEHADLLRASIATAANDFRLGANEAPPAIMSVFIGSQMTAVLDELEKKGNVKIEKGDNMYMKLGIDQIPEIILDATDRNRTSPFAFTGNKFEFRAVGSSDNCGTPMTVLNMIVADQLDKFHDAVNKEIEKGTEKRLAIVNVLRKYIKESKNIRFEGDGYSDEWVKEASKRGLNNIKNMPRAVNAFMSKSSLELFEKHDVMSHKEVEARNEIKLESYIKKVQIEARVIGDLAINHIIPTAVAYQNKLIVNANGLKGLGVDNKGVIQTIKEISGHIDIIKSSVNKMIEERKRLNKLSDTHKKANGYCDDVKERYFESIRDSVDKLELLVDDEDWPLVKYRELLFLR; encoded by the coding sequence ATGGCACAATTACGCTTTGAAGCCCTTAAACGTTTGAGCGAACGCCACAAAATTCATGTGGACGCGGCTTCTCCTAATATTTCTAAAATTTTTGGTGAGAATGTCTTTGGTACTGAACAAATGAGAGCTTCTCTCGCACCTGCTGTATTCAAAAAGGTGAGTTCTTCAATTAAGAATCACGAAAAAATTGACGAAGCAACTGCTGATGCTGTAGCAGCTGGCGCTAAAACATGGGCGATTGCAAAAGGTGCCACCCATTTTACTCACTGGTTTCAGCCCATGACCGGTGGTACTGCCGAAAAGCATGATTCCTTTTTTGATGCTACTTCCGGAATAGAGCGCTTCAAAGGAAGTGAGCTTGTTCAGCAGGAACCCGATGCATCATCATTCCCAAGTGGTGGTATTAGAAGCACATTCGAGGCGCGTGGTTATACAGCCTGGGATCCAACTTCACCAATGTTCCTTTACGGAAAGACATTATGTATTCCTACGATCTTCGTTTCCTATACTGGAGAAACCCTAGATACTAAATCTCCATTATTAAAAGCATTGAAGGCTGTGGATGCATCTGCGACCAGAGTTTGTCAGCTTTTTGATAAGGATATTCAACATGTTGTTGCTTCGCTGGGAGCGGAACAAGAGTATTTCGCTGTAGACGAAGCATTATACATGGCACGTCCTGATCTCGTGATGGCAGGCCGCACAGTATTTGGTCATGCGCCGGCACGGGGTCAGCAGCTTGAGGATCATTATTTTGGAACAATCCCTGGCCGCGTTTATGATTTCATGCGTGAGTTTGAAATTGAATCATGGAAACTTGGCATTCCTGTAAGAACCCGTCACAATGAAGTGGCTCCGAGTCAATTTGAGGTTGCTCCTTTATTTGAAGAAGTGAACGTTGCGAACGATCACAATCAGTTGATGATGGATGTTATCAATCGTGTGGGAGAGAAACACAAGTTGAAGATACTTTTCCATGAAAAACCTTTTGCTGGACTGAACGGTAGTGGTAAGCATAATAACTGGTCCTTGATTACGGATACGGGTGTTAATCTTTACGCACCTACGGGTTCTGCTCGTGATAACCTGATGTTCTTAACATTCTTCATTACAACGATAAAGGCTGTTCATGAACATGCTGATCTCCTTCGTGCCAGCATTGCCACAGCTGCGAATGATTTCCGTCTGGGTGCTAATGAAGCGCCTCCAGCAATCATGTCTGTATTCATTGGTTCACAAATGACTGCAGTTCTGGATGAATTGGAGAAGAAGGGAAATGTTAAAATTGAGAAGGGTGATAACATGTATATGAAATTGGGAATTGATCAGATTCCTGAGATCATATTGGATGCTACTGACCGTAACAGAACTTCTCCTTTTGCATTCACAGGAAATAAATTTGAATTCAGAGCAGTAGGAAGCAGCGACAATTGCGGAACTCCGATGACCGTTCTGAATATGATTGTTGCAGACCAATTGGATAAATTCCATGATGCGGTTAATAAGGAAATCGAAAAGGGTACTGAAAAGCGTCTTGCTATTGTTAACGTCCTCAGAAAGTATATCAAGGAATCCAAGAACATCCGTTTCGAAGGAGATGGATATTCAGATGAATGGGTGAAGGAGGCAAGCAAACGTGGTTTGAATAACATAAAGAACATGCCACGCGCAGTGAATGCCTTTATGTCTAAATCGTCTCTTGAACTTTTTGAAAAACATGATGTCATGAGCCATAAGGAAGTAGAGGCTCGCAATGAGATCAAGCTCGAGAGCTACATTAAGAAAGTGCAGATTGAAGCTCGTGTGATTGGTGATCTGGCTATCAATCACATTATCCCTACAGCAGTGGCTTACCAGAATAAGCTCATCGTTAACGCGAATGGCTTGAAAGGCCTTGGGGTTGATAATAAAGGTGTGATTCAGACCATCAAAGAGATTTCTGGTCACATTGACATCATCAAGTCCAGTGTTAACAAGATGATTGAGGAAAGAAAACGTCTGAATAAGCTGTCAGATACGCATAAAAAAGCAAATGGTTATTGCGATGATGTCAAGGAAAGATACTTTGAGTCGATACGTGATTCAGTTGATAAACTCGAATTGCTGGTGGATGATGAAGATTGGCCACTGGTGAAATACAGAGAACTTCTCTTTTTGAGATAG
- a CDS encoding phosphatase PAP2 family protein, giving the protein MKRNFWLITGALIILLAALCILRVSPFKLYEQDIIASLQSQQSPTSITFFQIISDYGKYINIGIPAIFLIIGLWLKKKNYTRNALIVLLAMAFSGIIAQSIKRTVKEPRPYEVDSRITQYSVGGSNSFPSGHTAETSVAALGFMILLFGTPRSRAASIPWMIIMMMSRIVLGVHNFTDIIGGFVTACLGLYVVYNLFEKYAPGYKDPVSLKI; this is encoded by the coding sequence ATGAAAAGAAACTTTTGGTTGATCACTGGTGCCCTGATCATCTTACTTGCGGCCCTGTGCATTCTACGCGTATCACCCTTTAAACTTTACGAACAGGATATCATTGCGTCCCTTCAGTCACAGCAATCACCTACTTCCATTACTTTCTTCCAGATCATTTCAGATTATGGGAAATACATCAACATTGGAATTCCTGCTATTTTTCTGATCATTGGATTATGGCTTAAAAAGAAGAATTATACGCGCAATGCCCTCATCGTTTTGCTGGCGATGGCTTTTTCCGGAATTATCGCTCAGAGCATTAAACGCACCGTAAAAGAACCCCGTCCTTATGAAGTGGATTCGCGCATCACACAGTACAGTGTTGGGGGCAGCAATTCCTTTCCTTCTGGACATACCGCAGAGACATCCGTTGCCGCATTGGGATTTATGATCCTACTATTCGGAACACCCAGAAGTAGGGCCGCTTCAATCCCCTGGATGATTATTATGATGATGTCGAGGATCGTTTTAGGAGTTCATAATTTCACAGACATCATAGGCGGATTTGTAACAGCATGCCTGGGTTTGTATGTCGTATACAACCTCTTTGAAAAATATGCCCCAGGATATAAAGATCCTGTAAGTCTGAAAATTTGA
- a CDS encoding Hsp70 family protein, translating to MGQSISCGIDFGTSNSSAAIANSGEIHLVPVESTHVTIPSAIFYQRGNNPLYGREAVNLFFSRLDGRFMRSLKRVLGTSLMKQGTLVNGKPMRFEKIIASFLKNLKDKVDADAGTELQNVVMGRPVYFIDNDPEGNIRAQKELKAIAEQVGFRHVEFQFEPIAAAFAHEVKIEGEKLAIVADLGGGTSDFTVIRLSNKFIHKTDRTSDILANTGVRVGGNDFDKDLSLAAVMPEIGYQTTYGEKNLEVPPKPYHDLAEWSKVNFLYTTKVISQTRQMLYQAHDKMRFGRLLKVLEQETGHSLLAATEEAKIALTTMNDYQSPFDFLENSLVVNISRRQFEEAIHERIRKISQAASECLKLAKVKKEDIDLVILTGGSTEVPAVQMEFKKLFPQADVADENKLSSVGLGLAYDGMNRFK from the coding sequence TTGGGACAATCTATTTCCTGCGGAATTGACTTTGGTACTTCTAACTCAAGTGCTGCAATCGCTAACAGTGGTGAGATTCATCTCGTTCCAGTGGAAAGCACGCACGTAACAATCCCAAGTGCAATTTTCTATCAGCGTGGCAATAATCCTCTTTACGGACGGGAAGCTGTAAATCTTTTCTTCAGCAGACTTGATGGAAGATTTATGAGAAGTCTGAAACGTGTATTGGGAACTTCCCTTATGAAACAAGGAACGCTTGTCAATGGGAAGCCGATGCGTTTCGAAAAGATCATTGCTTCATTTCTTAAGAATCTGAAGGACAAGGTAGATGCTGACGCAGGAACAGAACTGCAAAATGTGGTAATGGGCAGACCTGTTTACTTTATTGATAATGATCCTGAAGGGAATATACGTGCTCAAAAGGAATTAAAAGCCATTGCAGAGCAGGTTGGGTTCAGGCATGTAGAATTTCAGTTCGAACCTATCGCGGCGGCATTTGCACATGAAGTTAAAATTGAAGGAGAAAAGCTCGCCATTGTCGCCGACTTAGGTGGCGGAACTTCCGACTTCACTGTCATTCGTTTATCCAACAAATTTATCCATAAAACAGATCGCACTTCGGATATTCTTGCCAATACCGGCGTGCGCGTGGGTGGTAATGACTTTGACAAAGATCTTAGTCTTGCAGCCGTTATGCCTGAGATCGGTTATCAAACTACCTACGGAGAGAAGAACCTCGAAGTTCCTCCCAAACCATACCATGATCTTGCGGAATGGAGTAAAGTGAATTTTCTCTACACCACAAAAGTAATTTCACAGACACGTCAAATGCTCTACCAGGCACACGACAAAATGCGTTTCGGACGATTGCTCAAAGTGCTGGAACAAGAGACGGGGCATTCACTTTTGGCGGCAACTGAAGAAGCCAAGATTGCACTTACTACTATGAATGATTATCAATCCCCCTTCGACTTTCTTGAAAATAGCCTTGTGGTAAACATTAGTCGTCGTCAATTCGAAGAAGCTATTCATGAAAGAATTAGAAAAATCTCTCAGGCAGCATCCGAATGTCTTAAGCTTGCAAAAGTAAAAAAGGAAGATATTGATCTTGTAATTCTTACAGGAGGTTCTACGGAAGTACCTGCTGTTCAAATGGAGTTTAAAAAACTTTTTCCACAGGCAGATGTTGCGGACGAGAACAAACTATCAAGCGTTGGACTGGGATTGGCGTATGATGGAATGAATCGGTTCAAATGA
- a CDS encoding sterol desaturase family protein — MESLFDGANNRFYPILMVIFFRYVILAGIAFVIFYLLRRNAWSFKKIQRKFPVISDYQREFLYSVSTAFIFAGLGYLFFLGPLARYTLVYKNFSDHSLLYFFFSVTVILVVHDTYFYWAHRLMHHPKLFKYFHKVHHLSTNPSPWAAMAFHPLEAVVEFGIIVVISFLFPVHLVAIALFLLIMMIYNVYGHLGYELYPKGFSKSMIGKWINTSINHNQHHEHFVGNYGLYFLWWDRWMGTLREDYDNKFEEVKSRNS; from the coding sequence ATGGAAAGCTTGTTCGATGGCGCCAATAATCGGTTTTATCCGATTCTCATGGTTATCTTTTTCCGATATGTGATTCTTGCGGGTATAGCCTTTGTTATTTTTTACCTGCTGAGAAGGAATGCATGGTCGTTTAAGAAAATTCAAAGGAAATTCCCGGTTATATCAGATTATCAGCGCGAGTTTTTATACTCAGTCAGTACTGCTTTCATCTTTGCAGGATTAGGATACCTTTTTTTTCTTGGACCTTTAGCCAGGTATACTCTGGTGTACAAGAACTTTAGCGATCATAGCCTCTTGTATTTCTTTTTCAGTGTTACTGTTATTCTTGTTGTTCACGATACTTATTTCTATTGGGCACACAGATTGATGCATCATCCCAAATTATTCAAGTATTTCCATAAGGTTCATCATCTGTCAACAAATCCATCTCCGTGGGCTGCTATGGCGTTTCATCCATTAGAGGCAGTAGTAGAGTTTGGTATCATCGTAGTGATATCATTTCTTTTCCCGGTTCATCTGGTTGCTATCGCATTATTTCTCCTGATCATGATGATCTACAATGTGTATGGACACCTCGGATATGAACTTTATCCTAAAGGATTTTCTAAAAGCATGATTGGAAAGTGGATCAACACTTCTATCAACCATAATCAGCATCATGAGCATTTCGTGGGCAACTATGGATTGTATTTTCTGTGGTGGGACCGGTGGATGGGTACCCTTCGCGAAGACTACGATAATAAATTTGAAGAGGTGAAATCAAGGAATTCCTAA
- a CDS encoding DUF2807 domain-containing protein gives MKIKVLILLAFVSLSLISGASAQQSEVRNVGSFKGIKSATGINVYLKKGDKESVKVEAPKNLSDVVTEISGSYLKIQMRSSGGWGNNTSAKGVKVYVTYVEIDKISASSASNVFSEGIMKTASMEIHASSAANIEVSLDVTDLDVQTSSAGDVVLEGKAKTINAEASSAGEIDAYNLATETASASASSGGSIKINVSTNLTGQASSGGSIRYRGNPVKTNTNSSSGGSVTRSN, from the coding sequence ATGAAAATAAAAGTCTTAATCCTGCTAGCGTTTGTGTCCCTTTCCTTGATTTCTGGTGCTTCAGCGCAACAAAGTGAAGTACGGAATGTGGGGTCTTTTAAAGGTATTAAGTCCGCCACTGGTATCAATGTCTATTTGAAAAAAGGAGATAAAGAGAGCGTAAAGGTTGAGGCTCCAAAAAACTTGTCAGATGTAGTGACAGAGATTTCAGGCAGCTACCTGAAGATTCAAATGCGCAGCAGCGGCGGTTGGGGTAACAACACTTCCGCAAAGGGAGTGAAGGTTTATGTTACTTATGTTGAAATCGATAAAATATCAGCCAGTTCGGCCTCAAATGTTTTTTCTGAAGGAATAATGAAAACCGCGTCCATGGAGATCCATGCATCCAGTGCTGCCAATATTGAGGTAAGCCTAGATGTTACTGATCTCGACGTTCAGACTTCCAGTGCCGGTGATGTCGTGCTGGAAGGAAAAGCAAAGACTATCAACGCTGAAGCAAGTAGCGCTGGAGAAATTGATGCTTATAATCTTGCAACAGAAACAGCTTCGGCAAGCGCCAGCAGTGGCGGAAGCATTAAGATCAATGTTTCTACTAATCTCACAGGTCAGGCAAGTAGCGGTGGAAGCATTCGTTACAGAGGAAATCCAGTAAAGACAAACACGAATTCAAGCAGCGGCGGATCAGTTACCCGATCAAATTAA
- a CDS encoding TerB family tellurite resistance protein, producing the protein MIKEQINVLINLAASDRSVGEKESKTIHMIGRANGLSNEEVDAMMKNPKPIGNLSGLTEDQKFENLYHLIQLMKSDGQVFKSEVHFCEGIAEKLGYNKKVVSELSSRIYSDPTITSDRKDLMARAHKFLK; encoded by the coding sequence ATGATCAAAGAACAAATCAACGTTTTGATTAACCTGGCGGCCAGTGACCGGAGCGTTGGGGAAAAAGAATCAAAGACCATTCACATGATTGGAAGAGCCAATGGCCTCTCCAACGAAGAAGTAGATGCTATGATGAAGAATCCAAAACCTATTGGAAATCTATCAGGCCTTACTGAAGACCAGAAATTCGAGAACCTATACCATCTCATTCAACTCATGAAGAGCGATGGTCAGGTATTCAAAAGTGAAGTTCATTTCTGTGAAGGTATTGCAGAAAAACTAGGCTACAACAAGAAAGTTGTCAGCGAATTATCCAGCAGAATATACAGTGATCCAACCATAACCTCCGATCGTAAAGATCTGATGGCCCGCGCTCACAAGTTCCTTAAATAA
- a CDS encoding amidohydrolase has translation MNEASKRVEAVAVKADTILFAGSLAEAEKFKDEKTEMIDLKGATMTPGFIESHGHIMGLGYTELRLDLMYIKSYDELIQKVKEAVAKAQPGQWILGRGWHQDKWDKKPEKIVKGFQTHDLLSEVSPNNPVFLSHASGHAAFANAKAMQIAGVNQLSIEKLESNLGEGGEIIRDQLGNPTGIFNERAQGLISKFIPENTADTDAQALELAMTACARNGITGFHDAGAPGKNIELFNRFNAEGKLKTRLYVMLTGWDRDLIYQWYKKGPQIDPRGVTVRSIKLNCDGALGSRGAWLLEEYTDRHGFFGMATLPMDTVLKTSRDGLKYGFQVCSHAIGDRANQEILDRYETAFKENPSVKEPRFRIEHAQHLFPSDIPRFGKLGVIAAMQAIHLSSDRPWAIERLGEKRIKEGAYMWQSLLKSGAKVINGTDVPVEPINPIASFFASVTRQTLKGEPEGGYEPEEKMTREQALRSYTLDAAFGAFEEKWKGSIEAGKLADFTIFSQDIMTVPDGDLLKTEVVMTIVGGKKVYEKQ, from the coding sequence ATGAATGAAGCCAGTAAACGGGTGGAAGCGGTAGCTGTCAAGGCCGATACAATTTTATTTGCCGGAAGTCTGGCAGAAGCTGAGAAATTCAAGGATGAAAAAACCGAAATGATTGATCTGAAAGGAGCCACGATGACACCTGGATTTATTGAATCTCATGGACATATCATGGGGTTGGGCTATACTGAACTTCGTCTTGATCTTATGTACATTAAAAGCTATGATGAGCTTATCCAAAAAGTAAAAGAAGCAGTTGCAAAAGCTCAACCTGGTCAATGGATACTTGGCCGTGGATGGCATCAGGACAAATGGGATAAGAAGCCGGAGAAAATCGTAAAAGGCTTTCAGACTCATGATCTCCTTAGCGAAGTGTCACCCAATAACCCGGTTTTTTTAAGTCATGCAAGTGGGCATGCTGCATTTGCAAATGCAAAAGCAATGCAAATTGCTGGAGTGAATCAGCTTTCAATTGAGAAATTGGAATCGAATCTTGGTGAAGGGGGGGAGATCATTCGTGATCAATTGGGAAATCCAACAGGTATCTTCAATGAACGTGCCCAGGGACTTATCAGTAAGTTCATTCCGGAGAATACCGCTGATACAGATGCTCAGGCATTGGAGCTTGCCATGACTGCCTGTGCGCGAAATGGAATTACGGGTTTTCATGATGCAGGTGCCCCCGGAAAAAATATCGAGTTGTTTAATAGATTTAATGCAGAAGGAAAATTAAAGACCAGACTCTATGTTATGCTTACAGGATGGGATAGAGACCTCATCTATCAGTGGTATAAGAAAGGACCTCAGATTGACCCACGTGGTGTAACAGTACGTTCCATAAAATTAAACTGCGATGGAGCACTTGGATCAAGAGGTGCATGGCTCCTGGAGGAATACACCGACCGTCATGGTTTTTTTGGGATGGCAACACTACCTATGGATACTGTTTTGAAAACTTCACGTGATGGATTGAAGTATGGCTTTCAGGTTTGTTCTCACGCCATTGGTGACAGGGCTAACCAGGAAATCCTGGACCGTTATGAAACTGCTTTCAAAGAAAATCCTTCCGTAAAGGAACCACGCTTTCGTATTGAGCATGCTCAGCATTTATTTCCTTCAGACATTCCACGATTCGGAAAGTTAGGTGTGATTGCCGCCATGCAGGCGATTCATCTTTCATCCGACAGACCCTGGGCTATTGAAAGGCTGGGAGAGAAGCGTATCAAAGAAGGAGCATACATGTGGCAATCATTATTGAAGTCAGGCGCAAAAGTTATAAATGGAACAGACGTTCCGGTAGAACCTATTAATCCCATTGCAAGTTTTTTTGCTTCTGTAACACGCCAGACATTAAAAGGTGAACCTGAAGGTGGATATGAACCTGAAGAAAAGATGACACGTGAACAAGCGTTGCGTTCATATACGCTTGACGCTGCGTTTGGAGCATTCGAGGAAAAATGGAAAGGCTCAATTGAAGCGGGCAAGCTTGCCGACTTCACCATATTTTCCCAGGATATTATGACGGTACCGGATGGTGATCTTTTAAAGACAGAAGTCGTAATGACGATTGTTGGCGGAAAGAAGGTCTACGAAAAGCAATAA
- a CDS encoding CapA family protein encodes MKKLLIILLLIVSRSLFGQDTTRLSLLFTGDIMQHESQITAAFNPDSNRFDYKPCFQYVKPILSAPDLTIGNLELTLAGPPYKGFPQFSAPDQLLDALKDAGFDVLVTANNHCVDRGRKGLERTIDQLDQYGIPHTGTFKDTLDWLNNYPLIVNSKGFSFSLLNYTYGTNGISVTKPNIVNRIDTARIRKDLKKAMEQKTDVVVVFLHWGEEYKNLPNKSQKQIADFCFKHGAKIVIGAHPHVLQPLEWRKETDQVIAYSLGNFVSGQRDRYKNGGAMIHIDLEKIVQRDSASSVKMTEVSYSLAGVYRAPDARRTYQLIPVQQLENDSTLIEGNIAREMIRQFGVDSRALYGKENKNIEEKRLKTKD; translated from the coding sequence ATGAAAAAACTACTGATTATTTTATTGTTGATAGTGAGCAGATCTTTATTTGGTCAGGATACAACCCGATTGTCTCTTCTTTTTACCGGGGACATCATGCAGCATGAATCACAAATCACGGCAGCATTTAATCCTGACTCAAATCGATTCGATTATAAACCTTGCTTTCAATATGTAAAACCTATTCTTTCAGCACCTGATCTTACTATTGGTAATCTTGAATTGACATTGGCAGGTCCTCCCTACAAAGGCTTTCCGCAATTCAGTGCTCCGGATCAGTTGCTGGATGCTTTGAAAGATGCAGGATTTGATGTCCTTGTTACCGCCAACAACCATTGTGTTGATCGTGGAAGAAAAGGTCTCGAGCGAACCATCGATCAACTTGATCAGTATGGTATTCCTCATACGGGAACTTTTAAAGATACTCTTGACTGGCTCAATAATTATCCATTGATTGTGAATTCAAAAGGTTTCAGTTTTTCGTTATTGAATTATACTTATGGTACGAATGGTATAAGTGTAACAAAACCAAATATTGTTAACAGGATTGATACGGCGCGCATTCGAAAGGATTTGAAAAAAGCGATGGAACAGAAGACGGACGTCGTCGTTGTATTTCTTCATTGGGGAGAGGAGTATAAAAACTTACCCAATAAATCACAGAAACAAATAGCGGACTTTTGTTTTAAGCACGGAGCAAAAATTGTTATTGGGGCTCATCCACATGTATTGCAACCACTGGAATGGAGAAAGGAAACGGATCAGGTAATTGCATACTCACTTGGAAATTTTGTTTCAGGTCAGCGGGATCGCTATAAAAACGGTGGAGCGATGATACATATTGATCTTGAGAAAATCGTTCAACGCGACAGTGCTTCTTCCGTTAAGATGACAGAGGTGAGTTATTCACTGGCAGGAGTGTACCGTGCACCGGATGCCAGAAGAACGTATCAGCTTATTCCTGTTCAGCAGTTGGAAAATGATTCAACTTTGATAGAAGGAAATATAGCCCGTGAAATGATCCGCCAATTTGGTGTTGATTCACGAGCGTTATACGGAAAGGAAAATAAAAATATTGAGGAGAAAAGATTGAAGACTAAAGATTAA
- the pdeM gene encoding ligase-associated DNA damage response endonuclease PdeM, whose product MKTAILKDGIQLLPEKAIFLPEEKVLIVADLHFGKINHFRQAGLPVPKSANHKNAENLIDLVNLWKPLRTVFLGDLFHSHYNEEWEVVGQIIRHFPGCSFELIIGNHDIMSEQQYIRNGIKVIDQDVIGCWILTHEPMDRLEIPDGKINMAGHIHPGAFMQGKGRQSVTLPCFWFSKNQIILPAFGSFTGLYPISPAEDDNVFIIIENKIMEVTLSPTKKRSKAAR is encoded by the coding sequence TTGAAAACAGCGATTCTTAAAGATGGTATTCAACTCCTTCCTGAAAAGGCGATTTTTCTGCCAGAGGAAAAAGTTCTGATCGTGGCGGATCTTCATTTCGGGAAGATCAACCATTTCAGGCAGGCTGGATTACCAGTTCCTAAATCTGCCAATCATAAAAATGCAGAGAACCTGATCGACCTGGTTAATCTCTGGAAGCCATTACGCACAGTATTTTTGGGAGACCTGTTTCACAGTCACTACAATGAAGAATGGGAAGTGGTCGGACAAATCATCAGGCATTTTCCAGGCTGCAGCTTTGAGTTAATCATTGGCAATCATGATATCATGAGCGAACAGCAATACATCCGAAATGGAATCAAAGTGATTGATCAGGATGTCATTGGTTGCTGGATATTGACGCATGAACCAATGGATCGATTGGAAATTCCTGATGGCAAAATCAACATGGCGGGCCATATTCACCCAGGGGCATTTATGCAGGGTAAGGGAAGGCAGTCAGTAACTCTTCCTTGCTTTTGGTTTTCTAAAAATCAGATCATTCTTCCTGCCTTCGGTTCTTTCACCGGACTTTATCCGATCAGTCCCGCTGAAGATGATAACGTATTTATTATCATAGAGAATAAGATTATGGAAGTAACCCTCTCACCAACTAAGAAAAGATCAAAAGCTGCACGATGA